The following proteins are co-located in the Helicobacter jaachi genome:
- a CDS encoding cupin, which yields MIAQVTHWSEAELIKGEVKVNVLAQNNASKEIQIAMGEGGEMKKHKAPFAISVQVLSGYIHFEVEKEIFELKALDMISLEANIPHSLKALKDSIVRLSLAHGDSVQRVNAVLK from the coding sequence ATGATAGCACAGGTTACGCATTGGAGCGAGGCTGAACTCATAAAGGGCGAAGTAAAAGTAAATGTCCTAGCTCAAAATAACGCAAGCAAAGAAATCCAAATCGCTATGGGTGAGGGCGGGGAGATGAAAAAGCATAAAGCTCCATTTGCCATTAGCGTGCAGGTGTTAAGCGGATATATTCATTTTGAAGTTGAGAAAGAGATTTTTGAGCTTAAAGCCCTAGATATGATTAGTCTTGAGGCGAACATCCCTCATTCGCTTAAAGCCCTCAAAGATAGCATTGTGCGCCTAAGTTTGGCACATGGTGATAGCGTGCAGCGCGTAAATGCTGTGCTAAAGTAG
- a CDS encoding glucose-6-phosphate isomerase produces the protein MVKFSLHFENLAPQAACDSLLNAIARERESQKSGYYHLPFEDKASKEASAYISSHKDKLDSITHLVIVGIGGSSLGLKAIDSMLSHLPCRKSIKLVFLEHTDPICVAQSLQDVQLERALFIVISKSGTTIETSSLLKFILHKYEILKNPHNKAHLLIITDAQSPLEQWARTESIHYINIASNVGGRFSVLSAVGIVPLAILGFDVEAILRGAAGIMRRFFEQKEAHILHKAITYAKHYEQIPMNVLFSYSSIFTHFNAWYVQLWGESLGKINAQGKRVGLSPIGLIGSIDQHSFLQLIVQGMQDKSVTFLSLNPACNPKPIIPDMQLAFLETTNFVNGISFATLLDNQRIATMQTLEHEGILVDCIEVERLCEESVGTLIAYYELLTSCVGALFDVNTYDQPGVEFGKKRLRGLFK, from the coding sequence ATGGTTAAATTTTCACTTCATTTTGAGAATCTAGCCCCGCAAGCAGCTTGTGATAGCCTTTTAAACGCCATTGCGCGAGAGAGGGAAAGCCAAAAGAGTGGCTATTATCATTTGCCCTTTGAAGATAAAGCGTCTAAAGAGGCGAGCGCGTATATTTCAAGTCATAAAGATAAGCTAGATTCTATAACGCACTTGGTGATTGTGGGCATTGGCGGCAGTTCTTTGGGGCTAAAGGCTATAGATTCTATGTTGTCGCATTTGCCTTGCAGGAAGAGCATAAAACTTGTATTTTTGGAGCATACAGACCCTATTTGTGTGGCTCAAAGTCTGCAAGATGTGCAGCTAGAGCGCGCGCTTTTTATTGTTATTTCAAAATCTGGAACTACTATTGAGACTTCTTCGCTCCTTAAATTTATACTTCACAAATATGAGATACTAAAAAATCCGCACAATAAGGCGCATTTGCTCATTATCACTGATGCGCAATCTCCGCTTGAGCAGTGGGCGCGCACAGAATCTATACACTATATAAATATCGCATCAAATGTGGGAGGGCGATTTTCCGTGCTTAGCGCTGTGGGGATTGTGCCTTTGGCTATTTTGGGCTTTGATGTGGAGGCGATTTTGCGCGGTGCGGCGGGCATTATGCGCCGATTTTTTGAGCAAAAAGAAGCACATATTTTGCATAAAGCCATAACTTATGCTAAGCACTATGAGCAAATTCCCATGAATGTGCTATTTTCATACTCAAGTATTTTTACGCATTTTAATGCGTGGTATGTGCAGTTGTGGGGCGAGAGTTTGGGGAAAATTAATGCACAAGGCAAAAGAGTGGGCTTAAGTCCTATTGGGCTTATTGGCAGCATTGACCAGCATTCATTTTTGCAACTCATCGTGCAGGGTATGCAGGATAAAAGTGTAACTTTTCTAAGTCTCAATCCTGCGTGTAATCCTAAGCCTATTATCCCAGATATGCAGCTTGCGTTTTTAGAGACTACAAATTTTGTCAATGGCATAAGCTTTGCCACATTGCTTGACAATCAGCGCATTGCAACTATGCAGACGCTAGAGCATGAGGGAATTTTGGTAGATTGCATCGAGGTGGAGCGTTTATGTGAAGAGAGCGTTGGCACGCTTATAGCGTATTATGAGCTGCTCACTTCTTGCGTGGGCGCGTTATTTGATGTGAATACTTATGACCAGCCCGGCGTGGAATTTGGCAAAAAACGACTAAGAGGTTTGTTTAAATAG
- the gap gene encoding type I glyceraldehyde-3-phosphate dehydrogenase, which produces MATKVAVNGTGRIGLCAIRLLDCSDDLELVAINTTMPIDTLVHLLHYDSVHRGFDFVKKINDNTLEMNNKPVRVLSDRDPANLDFGEAECVIECTGKFNSLEKSKVHLKNNVKRVIISAPADNTPTFVYGVNHKEYAGESIISNASCTTNALAPIVKVLDSVFGIENGLMTTIHSYTNDQNLLDTKHKDLRRARAAALNMIPTSTGAAKAIGLVMPHLSGKLNGIAIRVPTPDVSLIDLSVNLKTRTDKDSMLKAFEDAANGEILESSLKGSLLIDEEMRVSSDFVGFLYSSIIVPDKCMVIDNEANGSLAKILAWYDNEMGYTYRLIDMCEHICKDL; this is translated from the coding sequence ATGGCAACAAAAGTAGCAGTAAATGGCACAGGCAGAATTGGGCTTTGCGCGATTAGGCTTTTAGATTGTAGTGATGACCTAGAATTAGTAGCGATAAATACCACAATGCCAATTGACACACTCGTGCATTTATTGCATTATGACTCCGTGCATCGCGGCTTTGACTTTGTGAAAAAAATAAATGACAATACGCTAGAGATGAATAATAAGCCTGTGAGAGTCTTAAGCGATAGAGACCCTGCAAATTTAGATTTTGGCGAGGCAGAGTGTGTGATAGAATGCACCGGCAAGTTTAACTCACTAGAAAAATCAAAAGTCCATCTAAAAAATAATGTCAAAAGAGTGATAATATCTGCCCCTGCCGATAATACGCCCACATTTGTATATGGCGTGAATCATAAGGAATACGCTGGAGAGAGCATAATCTCAAATGCCTCATGCACGACAAATGCCCTAGCGCCCATTGTGAAAGTGCTAGATTCTGTCTTTGGCATTGAAAATGGCTTAATGACGACCATTCATAGCTACACGAATGACCAAAATTTGCTTGATACTAAGCACAAAGATTTGCGCCGCGCACGCGCTGCAGCGCTTAATATGATACCCACTAGCACTGGGGCGGCAAAAGCAATAGGGCTTGTGATGCCGCATCTAAGCGGGAAGCTAAATGGTATTGCCATTCGCGTGCCTACACCTGATGTAAGCCTTATTGATTTATCTGTAAATCTTAAGACGCGCACGGATAAAGATTCTATGTTAAAAGCCTTTGAGGACGCGGCAAATGGCGAGATTTTAGAATCTAGCTTGAAAGGCTCACTGCTCATTGATGAGGAAATGCGCGTCTCAAGCGACTTTGTGGGCTTCTTATATAGTAGCATTATCGTGCCTGATAAGTGCATGGTGATTGACAATGAGGCAAATGGCTCTCTAGCTAAGATTCTAGCGTGGTATGATAATGAGATGGGCTACACATACCGACTAATTGATATGTGCGAGCATATTTGTAAAGATTTGTAA
- a CDS encoding RNA degradosome polyphosphate kinase, whose translation MTINDSKLYFNRELSWLKFNTRVLNEAKNTHIPLLERLKFVAIYGTNLDEFYMIRVAGLKRLYASGITEVGADRLTPLQQLKSIREYLDKEKRVLEATFKDIQSGLAKEGMHIKRVSQLNSEQKKQLSEYFLNYLYPVIVPVVVDSTHPFPHLNNLSFAIALRLKSLQDGSIKFAMVRISRLLSRFVEIESGIFVAVEDIVGEFAHELFGDYEIINYVPFRITRNADMEIEEEEADDFIEIMSEGLKTRRKGEVVRLEIGEDKDSSLLDFINSHLNVDVKDIYTYNIPLNLSGLWELVGSKAYAHLTTPPFNPKTLPPLQVNGDVLATMEGHDIVLFHPYESFDSVVNFIQSAAKDPDVLSIRMTLYRVGKNSPIVKALIQAAENNKQVTALVELKARFDEENNLHWAHSLESAGAHVIYGVPGLKVHAKIALVIKKIGNTLKEYVHLSTGNYNPSTAKIYTDISLLTCNQAFAKDAIKLFHSLSTGSSYRTKLDCLFMAPTQIKPKILELIENEIKMGNEGRIIMKANAFVDVDVIRALYRASMAGVSVDLIVRGVCALRPGVKGVSENIRVYSIVGKYLEHARIYYFKHDSVSVYFASADIMPRNLERRVELLTPSLNPQISKRLMEILQMQLNDNVQMYELQSNGEYQKVSNTQKPFNSQLAYEEYVNAIYGDSVRNDEVSKAKKLAKRMLKES comes from the coding sequence ATGACTATCAATGATTCTAAGCTGTATTTTAATCGCGAGCTATCTTGGCTTAAATTTAATACGCGCGTGCTAAATGAGGCGAAAAATACGCATATTCCGCTGCTTGAGCGATTAAAATTTGTAGCTATTTATGGCACAAATCTTGATGAGTTTTATATGATACGTGTAGCAGGGTTAAAGCGACTTTATGCAAGCGGCATTACCGAAGTAGGCGCAGATAGGCTAACGCCACTGCAGCAGCTTAAGAGTATAAGAGAATACCTTGATAAAGAAAAGCGCGTGCTTGAGGCGACTTTTAAAGATATACAAAGCGGGCTAGCCAAAGAAGGTATGCATATTAAGCGCGTTTCTCAATTAAATAGCGAGCAAAAAAAGCAGTTAAGTGAGTATTTCCTTAATTATCTTTATCCTGTGATTGTGCCTGTAGTTGTGGATTCTACACACCCTTTTCCGCATTTAAATAATTTAAGTTTTGCCATCGCATTGCGCTTAAAGAGCCTGCAAGATGGAAGTATTAAATTTGCTATGGTGAGGATTTCGCGCTTACTTTCGCGATTTGTGGAGATTGAGAGCGGTATTTTTGTGGCTGTGGAGGATATTGTGGGTGAATTTGCCCATGAGTTGTTTGGAGATTATGAAATTATTAATTATGTGCCTTTTAGAATCACGCGTAACGCGGATATGGAGATTGAAGAGGAGGAGGCAGATGATTTTATTGAGATTATGAGCGAGGGTTTAAAAACGCGCAGAAAAGGCGAAGTAGTTCGGCTAGAAATAGGCGAGGATAAGGATAGTAGCCTCCTTGATTTTATTAATTCTCATTTAAATGTCGATGTGAAAGATATTTACACTTATAATATTCCTCTTAATTTAAGTGGATTGTGGGAATTAGTGGGAAGCAAGGCATATGCTCATCTCACCACACCGCCATTTAACCCTAAAACCCTCCCACCATTACAAGTAAATGGCGATGTGTTAGCCACAATGGAGGGGCATGATATTGTGCTATTCCACCCTTATGAGAGCTTTGATTCTGTGGTGAATTTTATCCAAAGCGCAGCAAAAGACCCTGATGTGCTTTCAATCCGCATGACGCTCTATCGCGTGGGGAAAAACTCACCCATTGTCAAAGCCCTTATTCAAGCGGCTGAAAACAATAAGCAAGTAACCGCGCTTGTGGAATTGAAGGCGCGATTTGATGAGGAGAATAATCTGCATTGGGCGCATTCTTTAGAATCTGCAGGCGCGCATGTGATTTATGGCGTGCCAGGACTTAAAGTGCATGCTAAAATTGCGCTAGTGATTAAAAAAATTGGCAACACGCTTAAAGAATATGTGCATTTAAGCACAGGTAACTACAATCCAAGCACGGCAAAAATTTATACTGATATATCGCTTTTAACTTGCAATCAAGCCTTTGCAAAGGACGCCATTAAGCTCTTTCATAGCCTCTCCACTGGCTCATCATATCGCACAAAGCTTGATTGTTTATTTATGGCGCCTACACAAATTAAGCCTAAAATTTTAGAACTCATTGAAAATGAAATCAAAATGGGTAATGAAGGGCGTATCATTATGAAAGCAAATGCTTTTGTTGATGTTGATGTGATACGCGCGCTGTATAGGGCTTCTATGGCAGGTGTAAGTGTTGATTTAATCGTGCGTGGCGTGTGTGCGCTGCGACCGGGCGTGAAGGGTGTGAGCGAAAATATCCGCGTGTATTCAATTGTTGGTAAATACCTTGAGCATGCCAGAATATACTACTTTAAACACGATAGTGTGAGCGTGTATTTTGCTTCAGCAGATATTATGCCAAGAAACCTTGAAAGACGTGTAGAACTGCTCACTCCAAGCCTCAATCCACAAATTAGCAAGCGGCTTATGGAGATTTTGCAAATGCAGCTTAATGATAATGTGCAGATGTATGAATTGCAAAGTAATGGCGAGTATCAAAAGGTCTCAAATACACAAAAGCCCTTTAATTCACAGCTTGCTTATGAAGAATATGTGAATGCTATCTATGGAGATTCTGTGCGTAACGACGAAGTGAGCAAAGCTAAAAAGCTTGCCAAAAGAATGCTTAAAGAAAGCTAG
- a CDS encoding menaquinone biosynthesis decarboxylase, with translation MALDSPQLIAFLQSHNELTIIDEPLDIYLEIPQLAYIEVKKPTSKALLFTRPICKKSGKTFDIPVLMNVFGSQKRLELIVNKPIPSIARHIQNLLQFSPPKGIKQIWHKLKELYALRSVFPKYSKKRGLCQEIIFKDEHINLFDLPILTTWERDGGAFITMGQVYTQNLQGTQKNLGMYRLQVYDEKHLGLHWQIHKDSQHFFHEYKQAKQKMPVSIALGGDPLYIWCGQAPLPLGIFELMLYGFIREHKPLLCQCVTNGLFVPYDVDIVIEGWVDTAQMRDEGPFGDHTGFYTPIEPYPVLEVSAITMRKKPIFPATIVGKPPLEDKYMGYLTERVFLPLLQTTAHGLIDYHMPENGVFHNLIFAKIKPEYPSHSKQIMHNFWGVGQMSFVKHAIFVDEHAPHLEDYEALGNYILERFSPRNVLITEGICDALDHASPHFAHGGKLGIEAIEKVHKPTFKALDDNALWNLLAPLCPQARALKQYFAHSINPICIVSINKQGNVFSALNAHLSAFEALKDCLSIIIFVDSHKNNLDNPYMLTWRIVNNIDAKRDVLITPHLIFIDATDKGACDGHLREWPLDTNCTESVIATLREKGLLQGVDSVFLERFGILH, from the coding sequence ATGGCGTTAGATTCTCCCCAACTCATCGCATTTTTACAATCTCATAACGAACTTACTATCATTGATGAGCCACTTGATATTTACCTTGAAATCCCCCAACTTGCCTATATTGAGGTTAAAAAACCTACCAGCAAAGCCCTGCTTTTCACCCGCCCTATATGCAAAAAAAGTGGTAAAACATTTGATATTCCCGTGCTTATGAATGTTTTTGGCTCGCAAAAAAGGCTTGAACTTATCGTTAATAAACCCATTCCCTCCATAGCGCGCCATATACAGAATCTCCTCCAATTTAGCCCACCAAAGGGCATAAAACAAATATGGCATAAGCTTAAAGAGCTTTATGCGCTGCGCTCCGTATTTCCTAAATATAGTAAAAAAAGAGGACTTTGCCAAGAAATTATTTTTAAAGATGAGCATATTAATCTTTTTGATTTACCTATACTCACGACTTGGGAGCGCGATGGAGGGGCGTTTATCACTATGGGGCAAGTTTATACGCAAAATCTTCAAGGCACGCAAAAAAATCTAGGTATGTATCGCTTGCAAGTCTATGATGAGAAGCATTTGGGGTTGCATTGGCAGATTCATAAAGATTCTCAACATTTCTTTCATGAGTATAAACAGGCCAAACAAAAAATGCCTGTGAGCATCGCGCTAGGCGGAGACCCGCTATATATTTGGTGTGGGCAGGCTCCGCTGCCTTTAGGCATTTTTGAGCTTATGCTCTATGGCTTTATCCGCGAGCATAAGCCCTTGCTGTGCCAATGCGTTACTAATGGGCTTTTTGTGCCTTATGATGTGGATATTGTGATTGAGGGCTGGGTAGATACGGCGCAAATGCGCGATGAAGGACCTTTTGGCGACCATACTGGATTCTATACGCCCATTGAGCCATATCCTGTGCTTGAGGTGAGCGCTATTACGATGAGAAAAAAGCCTATTTTCCCCGCCACAATCGTTGGCAAGCCACCTTTAGAGGATAAATATATGGGCTATTTGACAGAGCGCGTGTTTTTACCGCTTTTGCAAACCACCGCACATGGTTTAATAGACTATCATATGCCTGAAAATGGCGTTTTTCACAATCTTATTTTTGCCAAAATTAAGCCAGAATATCCCTCACATAGCAAGCAGATTATGCATAATTTTTGGGGTGTGGGGCAAATGAGCTTTGTAAAGCATGCCATTTTTGTTGATGAGCATGCGCCGCATTTGGAGGATTATGAGGCTTTAGGTAATTATATTTTGGAGCGATTTTCACCGCGCAATGTGCTTATCACAGAGGGCATTTGCGATGCGCTAGACCACGCAAGCCCGCATTTTGCGCACGGAGGAAAACTCGGCATTGAAGCTATAGAAAAAGTGCATAAACCTACATTTAAAGCTCTTGATGATAATGCTTTATGGAATCTGCTTGCCCCACTTTGCCCGCAGGCTCGCGCACTTAAGCAATATTTTGCTCACAGCATTAATCCTATTTGCATTGTTAGTATAAACAAACAAGGTAATGTCTTTAGTGCGCTTAATGCTCATTTGAGCGCGTTTGAGGCGCTAAAAGACTGCCTTAGTATTATTATCTTTGTTGATTCGCATAAAAATAATCTAGATAATCCCTATATGCTCACTTGGCGCATTGTGAATAATATCGATGCTAAACGCGATGTGCTTATCACGCCTCATCTAATATTTATTGATGCAACGGATAAAGGCGCTTGTGATGGGCATTTGCGCGAATGGCCACTTGATACAAACTGCACAGAATCTGTCATTGCCACACTGCGCGAAAAAGGCTTGCTTCAGGGCGTAGATTCTGTATTTTTGGAACGATTTGGGATTTTGCATTGA
- the rplM gene encoding 50S ribosomal protein L13, whose protein sequence is MEMTKIATQNDINRQWVVLDAKDKVFGRLITEVATLLRGKHKPCFTPHIDCGDFVVIINATSVKFTGSKLDDKEYFTHSGYFGSTKSKTLQDMLENNPEKLYHLAVRGMLPKNKLGRAMLKKLKVYRGSEHPHNAQIAKNSK, encoded by the coding sequence ATGGAAATGACAAAAATAGCAACGCAAAATGACATCAATCGTCAATGGGTTGTGCTTGATGCTAAAGATAAGGTGTTTGGGCGTCTTATCACCGAAGTGGCTACACTTTTGCGCGGCAAGCATAAGCCCTGCTTTACACCGCATATTGACTGCGGGGACTTTGTGGTGATTATAAATGCTACAAGTGTGAAATTTACAGGCTCAAAGCTTGATGATAAAGAATATTTCACGCATTCAGGCTATTTTGGCAGCACAAAAAGTAAAACGCTGCAAGATATGCTAGAAAACAATCCAGAAAAGCTCTATCATCTAGCCGTGCGCGGAATGCTTCCTAAAAATAAGCTTGGGCGCGCTATGCTTAAAAAGCTTAAAGTTTATCGTGGCAGCGAGCACCCACATAACGCTCAAATTGCTAAAAATTCTAAGTAA
- the rpsI gene encoding 30S ribosomal protein S9: MAKVYATGKRKTAVAKVWLSSGSGKLTINGQTLNEWLGGHEAIKMKVMQPLILTQQEKSVDIRAVTLGGGYSAQAEALRHGISKALNSYDIAFRAILKPKGLLTRDSRVVERKKYGKRKARRSPQFSKR; this comes from the coding sequence ATGGCAAAAGTTTATGCAACAGGAAAGAGAAAAACAGCAGTCGCAAAGGTTTGGCTAAGTTCGGGCAGCGGTAAGCTCACTATCAATGGACAAACGCTCAATGAATGGCTAGGCGGGCATGAGGCTATTAAAATGAAGGTTATGCAGCCGCTTATCCTCACGCAACAAGAAAAGTCTGTGGATATTCGCGCTGTAACGCTTGGTGGTGGATATTCTGCTCAAGCTGAAGCCTTAAGGCATGGTATTTCAAAGGCACTTAATAGCTATGATATTGCATTTAGGGCTATTCTTAAACCAAAAGGGCTTTTAACTCGCGATTCACGCGTGGTTGAGCGTAAAAAATATGGTAAAAGAAAGGCACGCCGCAGCCCGCAATTCTCAAAGAGGTAA
- a CDS encoding MBL fold metallo-hydrolase: protein MDILSQSFGEYQTNCYICKLPQGEIVIDAGMGAYEWVIESAPKPLAFLNTHGHFDHIWSNAALKSHFPTIPLVCPSLDAFMLESDCFHTGITPSKPDILTQCNKNAQTLNFNGVEVTFWHFPGHTPGCSIVEIEGEIFSGDFIFYRSIGRSDFPYSSVADMKNSLERFRALPSETNKPIHPGHGISTNLLDEQHNATLWITYLNEG, encoded by the coding sequence GTGGATATTCTCTCTCAAAGCTTTGGCGAATATCAAACAAATTGCTATATTTGCAAACTGCCTCAAGGAGAGATTGTCATCGATGCGGGTATGGGTGCGTATGAGTGGGTTATAGAATCTGCTCCTAAGCCCCTTGCCTTTCTTAATACACATGGGCATTTTGACCACATTTGGAGTAATGCCGCGCTCAAATCCCACTTCCCTACCATACCGCTTGTATGTCCCTCACTTGATGCGTTTATGTTAGAATCTGATTGCTTTCATACAGGCATTACGCCTAGCAAACCAGATATTCTTACACAATGCAACAAAAATGCGCAAACACTCAACTTTAATGGCGTAGAGGTAACCTTTTGGCATTTTCCCGGGCATACGCCGGGCTGCTCTATTGTAGAGATTGAGGGGGAAATTTTTAGCGGAGATTTTATCTTTTATCGCTCTATTGGGCGTAGTGATTTCCCCTATTCTAGCGTGGCTGATATGAAAAACTCGCTTGAGCGATTTAGAGCGCTCCCTAGTGAAACAAATAAACCAATTCACCCTGGCCATGGTATTTCAACAAACCTGCTTGATGAGCAGCACAATGCGACATTATGGATAACATACTTAAACGAAGGCTAG
- the motA gene encoding flagellar motor stator protein MotA encodes MDLTTILGLLGAIASLSIGDFLEGGNPIHLIHISSLIIIIPTAFCAAMSSTHGTHVKGALKELKLVFGGSKVNLNETIRTIVELSTLARKDGVLSLEGKAAQIEDDFLRQALSMIIDGRDASAVREDMEVQIESLEEYYHGSAHFWVTYAETCPTMGLVGAVMGLMLALQLLDDPKAMAAGIAGAFTATVTGIFCSYALFGPWGHKMISKSKDVLRERTVILEGVVGIANGDNPRNLEEKLLGFIPPGEPKISQFE; translated from the coding sequence ATGGATTTAACGACCATCTTAGGGCTACTAGGAGCGATTGCAAGTCTCTCAATAGGCGACTTTTTGGAGGGTGGTAACCCCATACACCTTATCCACATAAGCTCACTTATCATCATTATCCCCACAGCCTTTTGCGCGGCTATGTCAAGCACGCATGGCACACATGTTAAGGGCGCATTGAAAGAGTTAAAACTTGTTTTTGGTGGGAGCAAAGTCAATTTGAATGAAACCATACGCACGATTGTGGAGCTATCCACACTTGCTAGAAAAGATGGTGTGCTATCACTTGAGGGCAAAGCAGCTCAGATTGAAGATGATTTTTTGCGTCAAGCACTCTCAATGATTATCGATGGGCGTGATGCAAGCGCAGTGCGCGAAGATATGGAGGTGCAAATAGAATCTTTGGAGGAGTATTATCATGGCTCGGCGCATTTTTGGGTAACCTATGCTGAGACTTGCCCTACAATGGGACTTGTGGGTGCGGTTATGGGGCTTATGCTCGCCTTACAGCTCCTTGATGACCCAAAGGCTATGGCAGCGGGGATTGCAGGTGCATTTACCGCTACTGTTACGGGGATTTTCTGCTCATATGCGCTCTTTGGACCTTGGGGACATAAAATGATTTCTAAAAGTAAAGATGTGCTAAGAGAGCGCACGGTGATATTAGAGGGCGTTGTGGGCATTGCAAATGGCGATAACCCGCGCAATCTCGAGGAAAAGTTGCTTGGATTTATCCCACCGGGCGAACCTAAAATCTCACAATTTGAATAA